The DNA region TGCGGAGAGGGAGAGCCGTACCGGGGAGGCTCAAATAATAGGGATAGGTTCCGCCCCTTCCAACGGGATGCGCAAGGGCCTCATTGTAAACCTAGAGCAGGCCATAAGGTCCGTTCGCCAGGCCATATCCGACGCGGAGAACATGGTGGGGTTGGAGCTGAAGGAGGCTACGGTGGCCTTCAGCGGGAGCGAGGTCCGGAGCGTCCGTTCCAAGGGAATGGTCTCTCTGGGCAGGTCCCCCAGGCCGGTGATGCAGCTTGACGTGGAGCGGGTCATCGAGGCGGCCCAGACGGAGGTGTCTGTGCCGGCCAACCAGTGCGTGCTCCACGCAATACCGGTCGAGTACTTCCTGGATGGTCACGGTGGTATAGATGACCCGTCGGGGATGACCGGAGTCCGATTGGAGATAGATCTTCAGTCGGTGATCGTTCCCACCGCGGTCCTCCAGAACGTCCTCAACTGTGTGGAGCGGGCGGGTCTCGAGGTCAGTGGCCTGGTTATAAAGCCCCTGGCCTCGGCGCTTGGCATGCTCTCCAAGGAGGAGGCCATGGCTGGAACCGTGGCGGTGGACGTGGGGGGTGGTACCACCGGAGTGGCGGTCTTCCTGGATGGGCGGCCCAGGCACCTATCGGTCATACCGGTCGGGGGGGACCACATAACCAACGACATCGCCTCGGTCCTCAAGATGCCCATAAGCAAGGCGGAGGAGATAAAGAAGGAGGTATCCCTCTTCGAGGGGGGAGACGGGGCGGAGGACGTTATCGAGTTCGACGTCCGCGGAAGAAGCTACTCCTGCCGGGTGATGGATGTGGTGGAGGTGGTGCGATGCCGATTGGAGGAGCTCTACTCGGTCCTCATAAAGCGGGACATCGCTGACGTATCCCCCTCAAACCTGTCCGGAGGGGTAGTCATGTGTGGGGGGGTGGCCAAGACGGCGGACATAGATGTCTTGGTCAGCGAGCTCCTGGACATGCCCGCCCGGGTGTCGCTCCCCCTTGATCATGACCGAATGCCGCCGGGCAGGAACGGGGTGGAGTTCGTCTCCGCCGCGGGGATAATACGATACATGCTGGAGAAGGAGAGGAACCCCTTCCGCTACATGGAGCCCTCCATGGATCTGGTGAGGCGTCAAGGGGGTTACTCCCGGGTGGTCACCGAGGAGCAGAGGCCCAAGGGCCCGGTGGAGAGAGTAAGCAGGGGCCATGGTTTTGGGGAGATACTGGAGCGAATAAAGAGGTCAATAGAGGAGCTCTTCTAGACGCCCGGTAGCTCTTCCCGGGTTCTGAGTTGGTCAGCAAACTTCTCGTAGGGGGATGTCTTCATGGCGGAGTTGCTACAAATAGATAGGTCAGGCAGGTCTTATAGGGAGATAATAAAGGTTGTAGGTGTTGGTGGAGGGGGTAATAACGCCCTAAACCACATAATCCGGAGCGGCATCAAGGGGGTGGAGTTCATTTCCGCCAACACCGATGTGGCCCACATGGAGCTCTCCGACGCGGACATAAAGATAATACTCGGCAAGGAGCTGACCCGGGGTCTTGGCGCTGGGGCCAACCCTGAGGTGGGACAGAAGGCGGCGTTGGAATCTAGGGAGGAGATCCGCTCTGCCATAGAGGGGGCCGACATGGTATTCATAACCGCCGGCATGGGGGGTGGCACCGGGACCGGTGCATCACCGGTGATAGCCAACATAGCCAGGGAGGCGGGTGCCCTGGTGGTGGCGGTGGTCACCAAACCCTTCATGTTCGAGGGGAAGAGGCGAATAACCCAGGCCCTGGCCGGAATCGAGCGGCTTAAGGAACAGGTGGACGCCCTCATAGTGATCCCTAACGACAGGCTCTTGCAGCTGGCGGACAAGAAGACTTCCCTGACCGATGCCTTCAAGCTGGCGGACGAGGTCCTGAGACAGGCGGTGGACGGGGTGACCAGCCTCATCCTCAAGCCCGGCCTGGTGAACGTGGACTTCGCGGACCTTAAGACGGTGATGAGCAACGCGGGCTCCGCCATAATGGGCATAGGTGAGGCCCAGGGGGAGAACCGGGCCGCGGTGGCCGCCAGGAACGCCATAAACAGCCCCCTTATGGAGGCCCCCATAAAGGGAGCCAAGGGGGTCCTTTTCAATATAATCGGAGGCCCCAGCGTGACCACCCACGAGGTCCTAGAGGTCTCCAGCGCCATAGGGGAGTTCGTGGACGAGGACGCCCAGATAATCTGGGGACACGTGCTGGAACCAGAAATGGACGACAAGATCCAGGTGATCGTCATAGCCACCGGCTTCTCCCATAGCCAGCCCCAGCATGGGGATGCCAGAATGGGGCTAGGTGCCCTAAAGGGGAACTTTCCCCCCAAGACCTCCCCGGTGGAGAGGCCCAAGCAGAAGCCCGAGCTTGAGGAGGCGGAGGTCCGCCCCGTCTCCCACTCCCATGGATCCAGCTCCCCATCGGTGGAGGAGGACCTGTTCCGGGGTAGCGGTGCCCCCACCGACGATCTGGACGTCCCTGCCGCCTATCGGAGGAGAAGGCGCCCGTCCTAGGGGGCGCCCTGCAAGAGGCATCCCAAGGTGAGAAGAGCCATAGCCAAGGCCCAACCCGCCAAGGGTTGGGCCAGTTGGTCCAGTTACAGGTCCGCTGAGATCTGGCTGGATGACGACCTGCCCAGGGGGGGACATCCTAGATGGGCCCTCCTCTACCCGGGTAACTACGACCTGGGGAGCGGAAGCCTGGGTTACCATCACGTCTTTAGAGCCCTCCGTAGGATGGGGGTTGGGGTCGAGAGGTTCTTCCTGGGACCCGGACCCGTCCTGCGATCCTTCGATTCGGACGAGAGCATCAGATCCTTTCCCATCATAACTGCCAGCGTGTCCTACGAGAACCAGGTCCTGGCCTTCATCGAATGGTTGAAGCAGGGGGGCATACCACCCCTGAGGAGGGACCGGGTTGGGGGCGGTTACCCCCTCATAGGTGCCGGCGGGGCCCTTACCTACATAAACCCCCTGTCCCTCTTCGATGTGTGTGATTTCATAGTCCTGGGCGACGGGGAGGTGACCCTTAAGCCGCTGGTCCAAGCGTTGCGCTCCGACCACCATGAGGGGGTCCTCCGGGACCTGGCGACCACCCCCAACATCCTGGTGCCCCATCACCCTTCATCCAACCTGGAGGTGGCCAAGTCGGACCACATTTCGGTGGAGGATGCCTCAAGCGCTTGGATAGCCCCCAATGGGGTCTTCGGCGACTCGGTACTGCTGGAGCTCCAGCGGGGGTGCAGAAGGGCGTGTCGCTTCTGCACCCTGACATATTGCTTCTCTCCTCTGAGACGGCTACCCCTGGAGGAGGCGGTTGGGGTGGTGGAGCGCAAGTTTGGGCCCTTCAGGGGCTGGTTCGGCAGGATAGGCCTCATAACCCCCGAGGCGGGGGACTACCCGGGGTTGCGTGAATTGGTGGAAAGGATCCTGGCCATGGACATGGGAATATCCTTCGCCTCCCTGCGTTTGGACTCCCTGGATCCCTTCATGATAAGGGCCCTCTCTTCCCGGGGAGGTAGGTCCCTAACCCTGGCGCCAGAGGCGGGAAGTTTGAAGCTGAGATTAAGTTGCGGCAAAAACTTCACTGATGATATGATAGTGGAGAAGGCTCTCCTGGCCAAGAGGGAGGGGATGGGGAAGTTGAAGCTCTACTTTATGCTGGGCCTTCCCGGAGAGGAGGACCAGGATCTGGAGGCCATAGGTTCCCTATGTGGGCGGATCCTCCGGGAGAGCGATCTGCCCCTGGTGGTGTCTTTGAACGCCTTCGTCCCCAAGCCAGGCACCCCTTGGGGGGGCGCATCCTTCATAGACAAGCGCACCTACGACAGGAGGTCTGACCTGGTTAGGCGAAGCTGTCTTGAAGCCTGTGGACGGAGGAAGTTGGAGATACGGTTCAACGGATACAGGGAGGCCTTGCGGGAATACCAGATCGCTTGGGCGCTTCCGGGGGACATTGAAGGGGGCCTCTCGCTCCCCGATGAGGACCGGAAGGGACGACTCACCCAGACCTTGGAGCGTATGGGCTATGGGGTTGACGCCCTACGGATTAAAATGGATCGGGGGTGTTGATGTGGGACATAGGGTTACCAGAAGCTACAAGAAGCGCGATGGGGGAGGCATGATGTCCAAGGCGGCCATCGTCCTGTCCGCCCTGGTGGCGGTTGGGATCCTGATAGCCGGGGGCAAGTATCTCCTTACGGGGCCGCTGTTCAAGGGGAACGATGACCCCGTACAGGAGTCGGTCAAGCCCACCAGCCCGGTTGCACACCAGGAACCGGTGGTGGAGGACTTCGAGCAGGATCCGGATCTGGCGGACGTTAAGGGTTCGCAACCCGGCGTCCAAGAGGCTCCAGCGCAGCCCAAGCCGGCGAAGACCGAGGTCACCAAGAAGGCCAAGAAGGCGGTCCCGGTGGCTTCCCCGGTGGACGACGGGGACGAAGGCAGGGCATCGGGGGCTTCGTCCGCCAAGCGAACTGCAACGCAGGAGCCCAAGGCCTCAACCGGGTCGCCCAAGCTGACGGAGGGCTCCGGCGCATCGGGGGGCAAGCAGGCCCAAGGCGCAGTCCCTCAGGGGAACAGGGCGGTGTCCATGATCCAGGTTGGAGCCTTCTCCACCAGGGCGGCGGCGGACTCCCTGGGGGATAAGCTCAAGAAGGACGGATTGCCGGTGGTGGTACAGGAGGCGGAGGTGTCCGGCAAGACCTTCTTTAGGGTCAGGGTGCAGGTGGGCGGCGCTCAGGGGGACGTGGATGCCCTGTCCTCCAGGCTTCAGAAGATGGGGTTGCCCATCCAGCTCATATACGCCAGGGGTGGCGGCAACTGATGTGTCCCATAGAACGCCTGGCGGATAGGCAGCGGGCCATAGAGCTGGTGGTCTCCCACCTGAACTGGGGTGACCTCCCAAGGGAGCTGATCCCCTTGGAGTCGTGCCTCGGCCGGATAACATCCGAGAGCGTGAGGGCGAAAATGCCCATGCCTCCCTTCGACCGTAGCCTTCGGGACGGCTATGCGGTGAGGTCCGCAGACCTGGTGGGGGCCTCTGAGGCTTCACCCTCTTATCTCTCCCTGGGGCGGGAGGTGATCATGGGGGCGGTGCCGGACTTCCAGGTTAACCCCGGATGGGCACACCCCATACACACCGGTGGGATACTGCCCAAGGGGGCGGACTGCGTGGTCATGTTGGAGGATACCACGCCGGCGGGGCATATGGTGGAGGTCCGGAGGTCCCATCAGCGGGGGGATAACGTGGTCATCTCCGGTGAGGAGTCTCGGGTGGGGGATGTTCTGATAGGAGCCGGGACCCTGATAAAGGGGCCTCACGTTGCGTTGCTGGCATCCCAAGGGGAGGAGAGGGTGTCATGCCTCCGCCTGAGGGCCGCGGTCTTCAGTAGCGGGGATGAGGTGAGATCCCTGGGGGAGACGCTGGACCCGGGGACCATATACGACGTCAACGGATGGTTCCTGGTGGCGCAACTCAGGCAGATTGGCATCCAAGCGTCCTACGGAGGGGTGTTGAGGGACGATCCGGTTCTCATTAGGGACTCCCTCTTGTCGTCCCTGGAGGACAACCAGATGGTTTTGATAAGCGGCGGATCCTCGGTCAGCGTCAGGGACCACCTGGAGGGCATCTTCTCCCACACGGAGGATCCGGGGCTGTTGGTGAGGGGGGTCAACGTACAACCCGGTAAGCCGCTCCTGGCGGCGGTTACCCATCATGGCCATAGGTTGCTTTTGGGCCTTCCCGGTCACCCCCTTTCGTGTGCAGTGTCTTTCTACACCTTTCTAACCCCCCTGTTGGAGATGGGGTTGGGAGGTGAGGGGTGGAACGCAACCAAGCTGTCCATGCCCCTTCTGAAGGACCTTCCGGCCAAGCCCGGTGTTGAGGAGTTCGTCCCCGCCCTGGTCCCCCCAGATGGGGTTGAGCCCCTCATGTCCGCCTCGGGGTACACGGGAATCCTGTCCCGATGCCATGGCTTGGTAAGGGTTCCAAAGGACAGGGAGACCTTGAGGCGAGGAGACGAAGCGGAGGTGTGGCTCTTCCGATGAGGCCCATTGAACACTTGTCCAGGGTTGAGGCCATTCAGGCCCTTATTGGAACCTTCCCCCCCCTGGAGCCCAGGATCTTCCCGGTGAGGGAGGCGGTGGGGCTTGTTTTGGGCCAGGACGTATCGGCCCAGGTGAACCTTCCGGCGGTTGCAGTATCGGCGGTGGACGGTTACGCGGTGGAGTCCTCCTCCACTGGCCTTGCGAGCCCCCAGAGGCCGGTGACCCTAACTCCGGGACGCTTCCAGTGGGTCAACACCGGATCCCCCCTTCCGGAGGGGTGCGACTCGGTGGTGATGGTGGAGGACTGTTCCGAGGATGGTGGGAACCTCCAGGTGTTCCGCTCCTGCTATCCGGGTCAGAACACCCGATTCCCAGGGGAGGACGTCATGGCAGGTCAGCCCCTGGCGTCGAAGGGGCAGGAGCTGACCGCCCAATCGGCCTCTCTGCTCATAGGGGCAGGGGTTACCAAAGTGCTGGCCATCCCCAGGCCAAGGGTCCTCTTCATCCCCACCGGAGACGAGATCGTATCGGAGGATGTTTACGCAAAGGGCTCAAAGCCCGGGGATGTGCCGGAGACCAACTCCATACTGGCCACCAGGATCCTCGGGGAGGCCGGATTCCACGTTCACGTGCACCCGGAGATCGTAAGGGACAACCGTTCCCTCCTGGAGGAGGCGATAGAGAGGGGGACCCAGGAGTACGACGCGGTCCTCATATCCGGCGGATCCGCCAAGGGCAGGCGGGACATGGCCCATGCGGTTCTCAAGGGTAGGATCATCTTCCGGTGGTTGCTGATGAGGCCTGGTCGCCCCGCCATGGGGGCATCCGTTAACGGCAAGCCGGTGCTGGTGCTCCCCGGGTTCCCCTCCTCCTCGATGGTAATCCTATTCACCCTGGTGGTTCCTTTCCTGTCGCACCTGTCGGGCAGGGCCCCCGCCACCTACTTCGATGTCAAGGGGGTGTGTGGGTACGAGTGCCCTCTTCTTCAGCCCATGTCCTCCCCTCCCGGGATGGAGGAGTGGGCCAAGGGGAGGGCGGTCCTTTTGGATCGGGAGGTACGGGTCTACCCATTGGGAGGTGGATCCAGTTCCCTTTGGTCCCTGGCTGAGTCGGACGGGTTGATCCTGGTCCCCCAGGATGCGGTGGAGCTTCCAAAGGGGGCTCCAGTGAGGTTCTACCCGTGGGTTAGGATGGAACTGGACCGCCGGTGCCTCATCCAGGGCTCCGATGACCCGGCCTTCCAGTTGCTGGCCCTTGGGACCCGCCGCAGGGGTTGCGAAGTGGTGATTCGGCGGGTTGGCAGCATGGGAGGGGTAATGGCCCTTAGCCGCGGGGAGGCCCACGGGGCAACCTGTCACGTGTTGGACCCCGAAAGTGGCAGGTACAACGTGATCGTTGACCGCCTCGATGGGGAGGGTGATTGGACCAGGGTCCTGCTTTTCCGCCGTCAACAGGGCCTGATGGTGGCCCCCGGGAACCCCAAGGGGATACACCACATATCTGACCTGGCTCGCGAGGACGTCAGGATAGCGAATAGGCAGCACGGATCCGGGACCAGGATCCTGCTGGATCACCTGCTGGTCTCAAACGGGCTGAGCCCCGATCAGGTAAGGGGATACGACTCTGTCTGCGTGTCCCACGGGGACGTGGCCATGAGGGTGCTCAACGGTTTCGCCGACGCGGCGCTGGGCATCAGGAGCGCCGCGATGGCGATGGGACTGGACTTCATACCCCTGGTGGAGGAGCCTTACGAGTTGGTCTATCCGTCAAGGTACCGGGGGCATCCCGCCATGGAGGCGCTGGTTGAGATGGCGGAGGATCCGGAGTGGAGGTCCAGGGTGGAGGCTATGGGGGGATACTTATGGCCCTGACCGACAGGTACAAGAGGAAGATAGACTACGTCAGGATCTCAGTTACGGACCGGTGCAACTTCCGGTGTCGCTATTGCATGCCCGAGGAGGGGATCCCCCTCTTGGACCACCGGGACCTGTTGACCTATGAGGAGCTGTCCTTCCTGTGCGACACGTTACATCGGATGGGGGTGAGGAAGGTCCGCTTCACCGGTGGGGAGCCCCTGGTCAGGAGGGGTTTCCTTGGCTTCCTTCGGGGGATCCGGGATTCCATGCCCAACCTCAAGGTGGCTCTAACCACCAATGGGGCACTGTTGGACCTCTACGCCAGGGAGATCGGTGAGATAGGCATATCGGGCCTTAACGTAAGCTTGGATACCATCCAGGAGGACAAGTTCCGGTACGTGACCAGGAACGGGGAGCTTAAAAGGGTACTGGATGGCCTTAGGGCGTCCAGGGAGGTGGGGATCAGGTCCATAAAGGTTAACACGGTCATAATACGGGGCTTCAACGACGATGAGATAGGTGACATCCTGGCCTTCTGCCAGGAGAACGACTACCTTCTCCGGCTCATAGAGTTCATGCCCATGGACGAC from Thermanaerovibrio acidaminovorans DSM 6589 includes:
- the ftsA gene encoding cell division protein FtsA yields the protein MFKKLSTSTAHGDPELLVGLDLGTTKVSVVVAERESRTGEAQIIGIGSAPSNGMRKGLIVNLEQAIRSVRQAISDAENMVGLELKEATVAFSGSEVRSVRSKGMVSLGRSPRPVMQLDVERVIEAAQTEVSVPANQCVLHAIPVEYFLDGHGGIDDPSGMTGVRLEIDLQSVIVPTAVLQNVLNCVERAGLEVSGLVIKPLASALGMLSKEEAMAGTVAVDVGGGTTGVAVFLDGRPRHLSVIPVGGDHITNDIASVLKMPISKAEEIKKEVSLFEGGDGAEDVIEFDVRGRSYSCRVMDVVEVVRCRLEELYSVLIKRDIADVSPSNLSGGVVMCGGVAKTADIDVLVSELLDMPARVSLPLDHDRMPPGRNGVEFVSAAGIIRYMLEKERNPFRYMEPSMDLVRRQGGYSRVVTEEQRPKGPVERVSRGHGFGEILERIKRSIEELF
- the ftsZ gene encoding cell division protein FtsZ: MAELLQIDRSGRSYREIIKVVGVGGGGNNALNHIIRSGIKGVEFISANTDVAHMELSDADIKIILGKELTRGLGAGANPEVGQKAALESREEIRSAIEGADMVFITAGMGGGTGTGASPVIANIAREAGALVVAVVTKPFMFEGKRRITQALAGIERLKEQVDALIVIPNDRLLQLADKKTSLTDAFKLADEVLRQAVDGVTSLILKPGLVNVDFADLKTVMSNAGSAIMGIGEAQGENRAAVAARNAINSPLMEAPIKGAKGVLFNIIGGPSVTTHEVLEVSSAIGEFVDEDAQIIWGHVLEPEMDDKIQVIVIATGFSHSQPQHGDARMGLGALKGNFPPKTSPVERPKQKPELEEAEVRPVSHSHGSSSPSVEEDLFRGSGAPTDDLDVPAAYRRRRRPS
- a CDS encoding B12-binding domain-containing radical SAM protein — encoded protein: MRRAIAKAQPAKGWASWSSYRSAEIWLDDDLPRGGHPRWALLYPGNYDLGSGSLGYHHVFRALRRMGVGVERFFLGPGPVLRSFDSDESIRSFPIITASVSYENQVLAFIEWLKQGGIPPLRRDRVGGGYPLIGAGGALTYINPLSLFDVCDFIVLGDGEVTLKPLVQALRSDHHEGVLRDLATTPNILVPHHPSSNLEVAKSDHISVEDASSAWIAPNGVFGDSVLLELQRGCRRACRFCTLTYCFSPLRRLPLEEAVGVVERKFGPFRGWFGRIGLITPEAGDYPGLRELVERILAMDMGISFASLRLDSLDPFMIRALSSRGGRSLTLAPEAGSLKLRLSCGKNFTDDMIVEKALLAKREGMGKLKLYFMLGLPGEEDQDLEAIGSLCGRILRESDLPLVVSLNAFVPKPGTPWGGASFIDKRTYDRRSDLVRRSCLEACGRRKLEIRFNGYREALREYQIAWALPGDIEGGLSLPDEDRKGRLTQTLERMGYGVDALRIKMDRGC
- a CDS encoding SPOR domain-containing protein produces the protein MGHRVTRSYKKRDGGGMMSKAAIVLSALVAVGILIAGGKYLLTGPLFKGNDDPVQESVKPTSPVAHQEPVVEDFEQDPDLADVKGSQPGVQEAPAQPKPAKTEVTKKAKKAVPVASPVDDGDEGRASGASSAKRTATQEPKASTGSPKLTEGSGASGGKQAQGAVPQGNRAVSMIQVGAFSTRAAADSLGDKLKKDGLPVVVQEAEVSGKTFFRVRVQVGGAQGDVDALSSRLQKMGLPIQLIYARGGGN
- a CDS encoding molybdopterin molybdotransferase MoeA produces the protein MCPIERLADRQRAIELVVSHLNWGDLPRELIPLESCLGRITSESVRAKMPMPPFDRSLRDGYAVRSADLVGASEASPSYLSLGREVIMGAVPDFQVNPGWAHPIHTGGILPKGADCVVMLEDTTPAGHMVEVRRSHQRGDNVVISGEESRVGDVLIGAGTLIKGPHVALLASQGEERVSCLRLRAAVFSSGDEVRSLGETLDPGTIYDVNGWFLVAQLRQIGIQASYGGVLRDDPVLIRDSLLSSLEDNQMVLISGGSSVSVRDHLEGIFSHTEDPGLLVRGVNVQPGKPLLAAVTHHGHRLLLGLPGHPLSCAVSFYTFLTPLLEMGLGGEGWNATKLSMPLLKDLPAKPGVEEFVPALVPPDGVEPLMSASGYTGILSRCHGLVRVPKDRETLRRGDEAEVWLFR
- a CDS encoding substrate-binding domain-containing protein, with protein sequence MRPIEHLSRVEAIQALIGTFPPLEPRIFPVREAVGLVLGQDVSAQVNLPAVAVSAVDGYAVESSSTGLASPQRPVTLTPGRFQWVNTGSPLPEGCDSVVMVEDCSEDGGNLQVFRSCYPGQNTRFPGEDVMAGQPLASKGQELTAQSASLLIGAGVTKVLAIPRPRVLFIPTGDEIVSEDVYAKGSKPGDVPETNSILATRILGEAGFHVHVHPEIVRDNRSLLEEAIERGTQEYDAVLISGGSAKGRRDMAHAVLKGRIIFRWLLMRPGRPAMGASVNGKPVLVLPGFPSSSMVILFTLVVPFLSHLSGRAPATYFDVKGVCGYECPLLQPMSSPPGMEEWAKGRAVLLDREVRVYPLGGGSSSLWSLAESDGLILVPQDAVELPKGAPVRFYPWVRMELDRRCLIQGSDDPAFQLLALGTRRRGCEVVIRRVGSMGGVMALSRGEAHGATCHVLDPESGRYNVIVDRLDGEGDWTRVLLFRRQQGLMVAPGNPKGIHHISDLAREDVRIANRQHGSGTRILLDHLLVSNGLSPDQVRGYDSVCVSHGDVAMRVLNGFADAALGIRSAAMAMGLDFIPLVEEPYELVYPSRYRGHPAMEALVEMAEDPEWRSRVEAMGGYLWP
- the moaA gene encoding GTP 3',8-cyclase MoaA, with the translated sequence MALTDRYKRKIDYVRISVTDRCNFRCRYCMPEEGIPLLDHRDLLTYEELSFLCDTLHRMGVRKVRFTGGEPLVRRGFLGFLRGIRDSMPNLKVALTTNGALLDLYAREIGEIGISGLNVSLDTIQEDKFRYVTRNGELKRVLDGLRASREVGIRSIKVNTVIIRGFNDDEIGDILAFCQENDYLLRLIEFMPMDDGVWSKESFVPAEEILSKVNRGGRWVPFSTGEEVAGPARYYWDPETGQRIGVISAVSSHFCAWCNRVRVSATGKMRACLFAKEETDLRRFISSGDREGLMASIVDTVNSKPRCWEDVATGDLHMSQIGG